The segment GTTTAGACTTAGTGCGTGCTTTTTAGGCTTAGCTTTAATTTTTTTAACTACCAACAATGTAAGAACCGTATATAAAGACCTGTTGACTGGCACAGCAATGAAATATGATATTGAAATGGAGGAGAGATATACACTTTTAAGAAAGTGTGCTGAAGAAACTTGTGTTGTTCCAATAATAAACCATACCCCTAACACGATCTTACCTTACGATCTTGCAACTCAAACAAAAAGTGAAGAATATTATTATAATGAGTGCCTTTCTGATTATTTCGATAAACCTTTCATTATGGGCCATTATGAAGAACCTTCAAAAGAATAATGCTTACACATCTTTTCTTTCTAAGCAATAAATTTTTAAGTTCTAAATGATCCCGAAGAAATACTTAAGATGAGCTGAAGTTTTATGATGGGGGAAGAAACACTTCTGCCATCATACATCTGGTACTGCCACCTCCACAAGTTTCAATTGTATTTACGTCTGCACTCAAGATTTCACAATAGGATGTAATTTTTTTCTTTTGTTCAGAAGTAAGACTATCTTCCGCAGTCTTACTCATTACAAGATACTTTTTGCCAGCTTTACCCTTAACCTGGAGCATATTTCCGGCAAAATTATGAATCTGTTTTTCCGAAATTTTTATAATTTCCTTACCGTCGCCTTTTAGGTGCTTAAGAACATTTTTGCGTTCCCCGGAGTCGTCTATACTATCCAGGCAGATTACCGCAAACTCCTCTGCGAGGCACATCATTACATTAGTGTGGTAAATGGGTTTTCGTTTCCCGTCTACATGCTGATTGGCTGTAAAAATAACAGGGGTAAATTCCATGTCTTCACAAAACTCAATGAATAATTCTTCATCTGCTCTTGGAGATAATGAACAATAAGCTTTTTGATTTGCCCTGTCAAGGATCATACTACCCGTGCCTTCTAAAAACACATCCTGCTCCTCAGCACTCGTATAGTCTAAAACTTCATTTATTTTGAAGCCTATTTTTTCCAGTTCTTCAAAAAATTCCATTCTCCTTTCTCTCCTTCTATTAACGGCAAACATAGGATAAACTACTACTGTACCGTCTTCATGAAAAGAAACCCAGTTATTTGGAAAGATAGAATCGGGTGTATCCAGTTCAGTTTTATCATTAACTACTACCACGTTAACTCCGGCATCTTTCAGTTTTTCAACAAAAGCATCAAACTCTTTTTGAGCCTGTATATTAATTTCCTCATTTTTTAAATGAAGATCTTCCTGAAAAAAATTGTTTACAGCAGTTTCTTCGTTCATCCTAAAGCCTACTGGCCTCACCATCATGATAGTATCTGTAATTTGTTCTGCCATTATTAATCTCGTATTAAAGGTAAAGTAGAGCAACGCAAAAGCCCCTCCTGTTTTGATATTTCAGCATAGGGAACCTCCTCTACTATAATATTTTGTTCTCTCAACCATTGGTTAAGCCGCGTAAAGCCTTTTTCAGAAATCACTACATCCTCAGAAATAGAAAAAATGTTTGAATTCATATCATACATTTCATTGCGGGTTATTTCAAAAACATTTTCCCTGCCAAATAAGTTTACCAGCCAATTATAATCCTCTTCATATAAAAATCCATCTTTATAAATTATGGCTTTATCTTTTCCCACAGGTTGAAAACAACAATCTAAATGCAAAGCATTATCTTTTGCAATTGTATTAGATTTTCTAAGGCTAAAACTTTTGACACTTTTGTGAGGGAACATAAGCTGTAAAGCTTCAACTGCTGCAATGTTTGTTCTAGCGGTAATAAGATCTTTGTAATCCTTACCGTCATAGGTCCCTACAAAAATATAATTCTTATAGGGCATAATGTCCCCTCCTTCGGCGTGCGCTTCTTCGGGAAGGTATATTATTTTCTTAGGATCAAATTGATCAATGACATTACTAATAGCTTCTATTTCTTCATCCCTGTTAGGCAATATATTAGCCTTAATAAATTTGTCTTCAATTACAAATGCTATATCCCGGGTAAATATTTGGTTATAGTCTTCTATAATTTGAGGTCTAAAAACTTTGACATTATACTTTTTCAAAACTGCAGCTACCGCCTCTATTTCCCTGACCATATCCTCTTCCACGGGATACGTCCCCGCTTGAATATGCTCTGCTGATTTTGGATCGTAAGCTTCGGCCAATTCCGGAGTAGGGCCATTACTTACTGCAGTGCCCAGAACAACAGCTCTCAACCGACCAGTTTCACTGGTAATATTCAAATTTAACATAAGGACAGTTTTGAGCAAATATAAAAAAGTCGGTAGGATATAAAAGTCTTTTATCTTTTATATATAATAGGGTATTTCTGATTTTTACTTATGTAGAGAAGCACATATTTATACTTTCTCTAACAAATTAGAATACCTATCTTTTAATATCTTAGCGCATCCCTACAAACCCTGCACTCAAAATAATTTTTTCTGAAAAATCTAAATGTAATATTTATTTCAGGTTTCATTTTAATCTTTTTGAGCGCTTGCACCAATGGCAAAGCTCCGGAAGATTCTATGCCTGCAGTCTATGTCGTAGAAAGTAATTCTGGCTTTAGATTGTTTAGAAATGGAGAAGCATTTATAATTAAAGGAGCTGCTGCACACCCTAAATATATGGAAGAGTTGAAAGCCGCCGGGGCAAATACAGTTCGTATATATGACACTCTCCATTTAAAGCAAACGCTTGATAAGGCGGCAAATTTAGGACTTGCTGTAGTTTTAGATATCCCACTGCCCAGTTATTCTAAGGATCCTCAGGTTTATGAAGATGCAGAATTGTTTAAAGATTTACGGGAAAATGTTCTTTTAACGGTAATGAAATACAAAGATCATCCTTCACTACTTTATTGGAATTTGGGAAACGAAATAAAGTATCCCGAGTTTTACAAAAATTTAAATTTTTTTTCCAATTACAGGTCTCTTGTTGATGACATTCATAATGAAGACGGTGAGCACCCGGTAAGTACCACTGTAGCCGGAGCGAGCAGAAGGCGGACAAGAAGCATGATTTTAAGAGAAACAAATCTCGATTTTTATTCCTTTAATATTTTTGGAGGAATATCTACTTTCCCGGATCAATTAGGTGTCAATAAATACTTTTGGGAGGAAAAATATGTTATTTCAGAGTGGGGAATAAACGGCCCCTGGGAGAATGGTTATACTGCCTGGAAAGCTCCAATTGAAGAGACCAGCACCAAGAAAGCTGAGCAAATTAGAGAAAGATATTATAATTATCTCCTACCCCTGGAAAAAGAAGGTTCTCTTGGGAACTTAGTTTTCTACTGGGGGAAAAAGAATGAAATCACTCCGACCTGGTTTAGCTTCTTTGGAGAAAACAGTGAAAAAACCCAGGTTGTTTTTGAACTTGAAAAAATCTGGAAAAATTCTGAAGGAGTTTACCAAGGACCCAAATTAAAGTATCTTCTTCTAAACGGTAAGGGTGCCTTAGAGAATGTCATATTATTGCCCGGAATCATGGCTGAAGCAGAAGTAGTTCTAACACAGCAAGAAAATCAAGATTTAAATTATGGTTGGGAAATTCGAAAAGAATCCTGGTTTGTTGAAGACGAAAGTGTGCTTTTAGATAATTTGGAACACCAAAAAATGGAGAATAAGGTATTTTTTAAAGTTCCTAAAGAGGAAGGTGCCTATAGGCTTTATGTTTATCTCACCAACACAACCGAATATATTGCAACCGCAAATTTTCCCTTTTATGTGCTAAATACAGAAAATGGAGAATAAAATTACAACTCCTACTGTAAAGGAAAGAAGGATTATAAAGTTTATGATTCTTCTGGGAATTTTTAGCATCTTAAATTTTATATACTTTTTCTTCCAGCCGGAAAATATTGGCGATCCATTTCTTTTTACTCTGCTCACAATAACCCTTGTATACAGTATTACTAAAAAACTGTACATGTGGTACAATTATTCTAATATTTCGGTCCCTGAGTCTCCAGGCAAAACACCAAACCTGAAGGTGGATATTTTAACTACTTACTTCCCGGGAGAACCATACCAGATGACCATCACCACCCTGGAAGCTATAAACCATATTACATACCCACATACCACATATTTGTGTGATGAAGCTAATGATCCTTATTTAAAGCAATTTTGTGAGGAAAATGGTATTATTCACGTCACCAGAGATAACAGGATCAATGCCAAGGCAGGGAACATCAATAATGCCCTGGAAAAATATGCCGAAGGTGACATTTGTGTGATTCTGGATCCCGACCATATACCTGAACCAATTTTTCTTGACCCCATTCTTCCTTATTTTAATGATCCTGAAATTGCATTTGTTCAAATAGTGCAATCCTATTATAATATTAAAGAAACATTAGTCGCAAGGGGTGCAGCCGAACAAACTTTTCAGTTTTATGGCCCTATGATGATGACTCTAAATGCTTACGGTGCGGTAAATGCCATAGGTGCAAATTGTGTTTTTCGAAGAGCTGCATTAGATAGTATTGGAGGTCACGCACCGGGACTCTGTGAGGACATGCATACCGCTATGCTTTTGTACTCAAAAGGCTGGAAAGCAGTATATGTCCCCGAGGTATTAGCCCGGGGGCTTGCCCCCTCCAATCTTACCAACTTCTTTAAACAACAATTAAAGTGGTCCAGAGGTACATTTGATTTACTGGTGAAGGTTTACCCTAAAATTTTTAATAAACTAACAGGAAGACAAAAGATTCACTACGGGATTTTGCCTTTACACTATTTAGGAGGAGTAATATGCCTTATTAATTTTTTAATACCAGTAATATCCCTCTTGTTTGCTATTACACCCTGGGATGGAAATATTATAGATTTTGCACTGGTAATCTTACCTGTAGCCCTAAGCTCTCTTCTAATTCGAACCTTTATACAAAAGTGGGTTATAGAGAAAAAGGAACGCGGATTCCACCTGGTGGGAGGACTTTTATTTATAAATACCTGGTGGATCTACATTATAGGCCTACTATACACGATCATAGATAAAAAGGTACCCTACCTTCCAACACCTAAGGAAAATGAATGGAATACCAACTATCGAATTGTTATCCCTAATTTAATAGTTGCCATTGTTTCCCTATTTGCCATTTTCTATGGATTAAGTATAGATTTCACCCCCTACTCCATAGTTATGGCAGGCTTTGCTTTTTTTAATGCCTGCATAATGTTTTTCGGTATTTATTTAAGTAATAAAGTTACCAATCAAAACCGCATTTTAAGAACAAGCCTTACA is part of the Antarcticibacterium sp. 1MA-6-2 genome and harbors:
- the ctlX gene encoding citrulline utilization hydrolase CtlX, whose product is MAEQITDTIMMVRPVGFRMNEETAVNNFFQEDLHLKNEEINIQAQKEFDAFVEKLKDAGVNVVVVNDKTELDTPDSIFPNNWVSFHEDGTVVVYPMFAVNRRRERRMEFFEELEKIGFKINEVLDYTSAEEQDVFLEGTGSMILDRANQKAYCSLSPRADEELFIEFCEDMEFTPVIFTANQHVDGKRKPIYHTNVMMCLAEEFAVICLDSIDDSGERKNVLKHLKGDGKEIIKISEKQIHNFAGNMLQVKGKAGKKYLVMSKTAEDSLTSEQKKKITSYCEILSADVNTIETCGGGSTRCMMAEVFLPPS
- a CDS encoding dimethylarginine dimethylaminohydrolase family protein — its product is MLNLNITSETGRLRAVVLGTAVSNGPTPELAEAYDPKSAEHIQAGTYPVEEDMVREIEAVAAVLKKYNVKVFRPQIIEDYNQIFTRDIAFVIEDKFIKANILPNRDEEIEAISNVIDQFDPKKIIYLPEEAHAEGGDIMPYKNYIFVGTYDGKDYKDLITARTNIAAVEALQLMFPHKSVKSFSLRKSNTIAKDNALHLDCCFQPVGKDKAIIYKDGFLYEEDYNWLVNLFGRENVFEITRNEMYDMNSNIFSISEDVVISEKGFTRLNQWLREQNIIVEEVPYAEISKQEGLLRCSTLPLIRD
- a CDS encoding glycosyltransferase, coding for MENKITTPTVKERRIIKFMILLGIFSILNFIYFFFQPENIGDPFLFTLLTITLVYSITKKLYMWYNYSNISVPESPGKTPNLKVDILTTYFPGEPYQMTITTLEAINHITYPHTTYLCDEANDPYLKQFCEENGIIHVTRDNRINAKAGNINNALEKYAEGDICVILDPDHIPEPIFLDPILPYFNDPEIAFVQIVQSYYNIKETLVARGAAEQTFQFYGPMMMTLNAYGAVNAIGANCVFRRAALDSIGGHAPGLCEDMHTAMLLYSKGWKAVYVPEVLARGLAPSNLTNFFKQQLKWSRGTFDLLVKVYPKIFNKLTGRQKIHYGILPLHYLGGVICLINFLIPVISLLFAITPWDGNIIDFALVILPVALSSLLIRTFIQKWVIEKKERGFHLVGGLLFINTWWIYIIGLLYTIIDKKVPYLPTPKENEWNTNYRIVIPNLIVAIVSLFAIFYGLSIDFTPYSIVMAGFAFFNACIMFFGIYLSNKVTNQNRILRTSLTKSKISFLWKAKEGIGEFASSAFSITRKIALPLLLLTLITSMNLKNLNDLYRWEMVEAPYERKKFPRVSGHFPPSGN